A genomic stretch from Phycisphaerae bacterium includes:
- a CDS encoding CpsD/CapB family tyrosine-protein kinase gives MLELVHYSEPELPGHCDDDHVESELVAGRVPTRDQVWPPPTESSGNEKSVREAARTTLEQELKDWQGEAEEIDGVIEEIRRINNGAGAALIQTSCHVRAKSEAELGLLWTNIFLSVESGTPNGVGRAAPPTSVVVSAARRGDGGTQIAISLGLIGAEANPDLRIALVDFNLRRPAVAELLGIQEAPGVTDVLERRLALESAVQAVALPNGSMLHVLPAGTPSDQPLTLLKSRQAKKLMASLQEQFDHVVIDAPSASAYPDAPILGSMAGGILLVVRAGRTPRETVAAVKKRLDLRGVRCLGLALNQR, from the coding sequence GTGTTAGAGCTAGTCCATTATTCCGAGCCCGAACTTCCCGGGCACTGCGACGATGACCACGTTGAGTCTGAACTCGTCGCCGGCAGGGTACCGACCCGTGACCAGGTGTGGCCGCCCCCGACAGAGTCATCCGGCAATGAGAAATCGGTTAGAGAGGCGGCGCGAACGACCCTGGAGCAGGAACTGAAAGATTGGCAGGGTGAGGCGGAGGAGATCGACGGCGTCATCGAGGAGATCCGCCGGATTAACAACGGGGCCGGCGCGGCACTGATTCAAACGTCGTGCCACGTTCGGGCGAAATCGGAGGCGGAACTCGGGCTGCTGTGGACGAACATTTTCCTTTCCGTGGAGTCCGGCACTCCAAACGGCGTCGGGCGGGCAGCGCCGCCGACGTCTGTCGTGGTCTCGGCGGCGCGACGCGGCGACGGGGGGACGCAGATTGCGATCTCGCTGGGGCTGATCGGCGCGGAGGCCAATCCGGACTTGCGCATCGCCCTCGTCGATTTCAATCTCCGCCGACCGGCGGTTGCGGAGTTGTTGGGAATTCAAGAGGCCCCGGGAGTGACGGACGTCCTTGAGCGACGCCTGGCGCTCGAATCGGCCGTGCAAGCGGTAGCGTTGCCGAACGGGTCCATGCTGCACGTTCTGCCTGCGGGGACGCCGTCCGATCAACCGCTCACGCTCCTGAAAAGTCGCCAGGCCAAAAAATTGATGGCGAGTTTGCAGGAACAGTTCGATCACGTGGTCATCGACGCGCCCTCCGCGAGCGCGTACCCCGATGCGCCGATACTGGGCTCAATGGCCGGCGGAATATTGCTGGTGGTGCGGGCCGGCCGGACGCCGCGCGAAACGGTCGCGGCCGTCAAGAAGCGTTTGGACCTGCGTGGCGTTCGATGTCTGGGGCTGGCGCTCAATCAACGCTAG
- a CDS encoding molybdenum cofactor guanylyltransferase: MNLAIGILTGGMSRRMGTPKALLPVDGSTLLERTIEIARSISDDLLLLGQPVFDLPTSAKSIQIVPDRHPGIGPIAGLESLLLARPDSTCILLACDMPNLHADLLKRLTEPADHADASVCATATDPPLHPCCALYKPACLPLVQEVIAGKRYGMISLLSRLRVHKVELSNDEAIGVVNWNEPNDLPDGVRPPRSPC, from the coding sequence AACCTCGCTATTGGAATCCTGACCGGCGGAATGAGCCGGCGCATGGGTACGCCGAAGGCCCTTCTGCCGGTCGACGGAAGTACCCTGCTCGAACGCACCATCGAAATCGCAAGATCCATCAGCGACGATCTACTTCTCCTCGGTCAACCGGTGTTTGATCTGCCGACTTCGGCTAAGTCGATTCAAATCGTGCCGGACCGCCATCCCGGAATCGGCCCAATAGCCGGTCTCGAATCGCTCCTGCTCGCCCGTCCCGATTCCACCTGCATTCTGCTCGCCTGCGACATGCCCAATCTCCATGCCGATTTGTTGAAGCGATTGACCGAGCCCGCCGACCATGCCGACGCAAGCGTCTGCGCAACGGCCACCGACCCACCATTGCACCCGTGCTGCGCCCTGTACAAACCCGCATGCCTGCCACTCGTCCAGGAGGTCATCGCGGGCAAGCGATATGGTATGATCTCGCTCCTCAGCCGCCTTCGCGTCCACAAGGTTGAATTGTCTAACGACGAAGCCATCGGGGTTGTGAACTGGAACGAGCCGAATGACCTGCCCGACGGGGTCCGCCCACCGAGGTCGCCATGCTGA
- a CDS encoding YfcE family phosphodiesterase, which produces MLIGILSDSHGDAAATADAVQLLEKNGAVHLVHCGDLCGEPVLDELAGHRCTFVWGNCDSPSPTMRKYVLALGLPWPEPPVILEFAGKRIAVFHGHERSFAAAADRDDLDYVLYGHTHKYADRRVGRIRFINPGALYRARIKTVALLNLKTDKLEFLRLESGSSVD; this is translated from the coding sequence ATGCTGATTGGAATCCTCTCCGATAGCCACGGCGACGCCGCCGCGACCGCCGACGCGGTCCAACTTCTGGAAAAAAACGGCGCGGTACATCTCGTCCACTGCGGCGATCTCTGCGGCGAGCCGGTCCTCGACGAACTCGCCGGGCATCGCTGCACCTTTGTCTGGGGCAATTGCGATTCTCCCAGCCCGACGATGCGAAAATACGTCCTCGCGCTGGGCCTGCCCTGGCCCGAGCCCCCGGTCATCCTCGAATTCGCCGGCAAGCGGATTGCCGTCTTCCACGGCCACGAACGCTCCTTCGCCGCCGCCGCCGACCGCGACGATCTTGATTACGTCCTTTACGGACACACGCACAAATACGCCGATCGTCGTGTAGGCAGGATACGGTTCATCAACCCGGGCGCACTGTATCGCGCGCGGATCAAGACCGTAGCACTGTTGAACCTCAAAACTGACAAACTCGAGTTCTTGCGACTGGAGTCGGGATCTAGCGTTGATTGA